The following nucleotide sequence is from Oreochromis niloticus isolate F11D_XX linkage group LG9, O_niloticus_UMD_NMBU, whole genome shotgun sequence.
CTTCAGTCATTTCTCCTCAGGGGACCAGTACTGTGGAGGCAGGCTGCTTAAGCCCTCTGGGACTTTCAAAACACCCAACTGGCCTGAGAAGGACTACCCAGCTGGAGTGACCTGCTCCTGGCATATAGTAGCACCAAAGAACCAGGTcatacatttaattttttactttaaaaaaaaatgagtaaaTGCAAATGTTTCTTTCTGAATAACTGGCCTCAAATGAGCTGAAATTCCGGGAGATTGTGCAAACGTTTTGAGTCACTCctaatttctttgtgttttgcttccaaggagacACCCTGTCttgcaattttttaaagtggCATTTAGCAATACTTCTTCAGGCTTTCTGGAGGGTTTTCAAAGGCTTTCTTtgaacattggctgctttttcactcattttcaggccagtccttgtacctgagcATTTTCAGGGgactgtctttgtttgtttgtttgtttgtttgcttattaTGCCACTTAACACATATCTGTGAACCattcaaatataaaaaaaaaaagagactccCTTAGTCAAATCTatgaaaaaatgccaaagatctcacagtttgacaggcagaaaatagtatttttgtaaCAACAGAGTGATTCCCAATGAGTTTTTAGGGGAATACACACCATGTCATATCTTGACATGGTGTGTACCAGATAAACAaagttttataaataaatgaagataCAGAAGTTTTTCATCTAGTCTTTTTCCGTGCACGTTTTCCCTCTATATCAATGATGAGTCAATGCCAGTGGCGGAATAACACTCTAttgaaataaaacattacaaGTTACCTGAGCCGTTCTTTTAAGAAATCTTAGTAAGTAAAAGGTGGAGTATATCTTTTCAAAAATGACAGCATACACTTTAGTCAGATGGTGCACCCTAGGGCCTGTTATAAGCTTTTGCTAGAAAAAAGAGGATTACTTTGTAACTTGTCTTCTGCTGCAGATTATTGAGGTGAAGTTCGAGAAGTTCGATGTGGAACGAGACAACTACTGCCGCTACGACCACGTCTCCATTTTCAACGGGCCGGAAATAAACGATGCGAAGAGGATTGGCAAATACTGCGGAGACAGCCCCCCAGCGTAGGTGATTTCTGTCATGCTGTAGATTTCATTTTCACTAAACCATCGCGTGATTTCATCTCAGTTCATCCTCAGTCTGCTTTCCCGTGCTGCTCTGCAGGCCGGTGTTGTCGGAGGGGAATCAGCTCCTAATCCAGTTCCTGTCAGATCTCAGCCTGACTGCCGACGGCTTCATTGGGCACTACAAGTTCAGACCAAAGAAATTCCCCACCACAACAGTACTGCCTACAACTACCACACAGCCAGTCACCACCAGGCCAATACGTAGGTAGCAGCTTATATTCAATAGAAACCATTAAAAAACATCTAACATCCATAGACTTCTAATATCTGCATTAGCCGATTTGACTGTATTTGCTTTGTGCTGCTGGATTCTTTGATAACATCTGGGATTTTATATCCTTCTTTCAACTTGAGAAGGATCTGAAATCTGCTTCCAATAGCAAACGTAGGCAAGAGAAGGAAAGAGCGAGGTGCTTAAGTAGTAGTACAGTGTGCTGCTTGTGGCCATGCATTCTGCTACTGTCCCCACACATGTGGCTCACATAAGAGCAAATGCTCTGCTCACATAAAATAGATTATAGCAGTCAGCCAGTGAGTCAATAGAACATACTGGAAAGTGTTGTCCAATTACAGATGCAGCCAAGCACATGTTGTAACACAGCATATGCTAAAACTATGTGTTATGCTCATAAGACTTTTCTCTTGTGTAAACCGTACATAACACAAGGGGTGGGCGTGTGTCTGCACCTGCAATCACAGCTCATTTTCATAGTCAGACTCGCATTCCCAcacattgttgtttttttccctcattcAGGCTAGGTTATTTTGGCACCCCCCCCGCTATGATATCAAGCTGTGTCACTGCTTTCTGGTTGGCTTATCTCCCCCCCTCACCCGACTTTTCCCTCCACAGTAAGAAAAATATTTGCACAGTCACATTGTATTTTCTTCAAGCCTCAGTTCTTTCCTTTATGGATTCCCTTCTATCTTTAACTTCAAAAACAGACGTTCCCTCGCCACATAATCTAGCTATTGTCTGTGATACTGACAGCCATCCATCTGCAGAGACACTTGTGTTACCAAGAATACTCAGTAAATAGGCTGCAGCAGAAGCAGATGGCAACATAACTTACATGCCCACGTCACTGGCGGGCAAAATTACAGaggctgattttttttgtgtgtgtttctttttctctctgtgcagCTCTGAAGTACTCTGTTGCCCTGTGCCGGCAGAAATGCAAAAGACGAGGAACGCTTGAGAGCAATTACTGCTCCAGCGATTTTGGTGAGAACATAAAAGCTTACTGTAACTTATCAAAAACCACATTAAGCCATAGTCACTGATACATTCCAGCCATTTTTGTATCATATAACATATCTGCTTTTGCAGATACTAATCCTAAACAGCTTGAATTGCAGATACTCTGAAGATATATATGAGCAGACCCCATGCTGACAGCCAAAACCCCCCTTAAGTAGCAGTTTATAGTCCTGATTATGTTGCTATCTTtgctctgtgattttttttcccttacaCATCTCAAAGACTTCCTTGATAGCCTCTCAGGAAGTGAATGACTGCATACAGTAGGGCACGGTTACCTGTAGTctaaacacacactcatactcAGCCGCTGACTGTAGGCAAAGTGGCaataaatgaaggtgtttattcaGGCTCGGCAATCTGACACATGCGGTTTGTGGCGaggaaaagggggaaaaaaggaaagacgAGTGATGTGGCGGTGAATGCAGAAAAAGTCGCTTTTACGTGATCGGCGCATCTCAATGAAACGGGGAGACGAGACATGACAAGCTGAAAATAGCTGGTCTAATCAGCGCTCGTAACTGCTggtattttaaaataatcaaattatgTGGCATCTACACATTAAATCATCAAACGCAGCTCGTGTAACAGTAGCAACAGATATAATAGCAGGACTAAAACAGGCAGTCCTCTGGCTAATTTCATCCCTGTCAGGAAATGAAACAGGCGGCATGTGAAGTCCAGACGCATTGGTACCATCAGGTTAAAGAATCCTGTTCATGCTGAATGAGCCGTGCCTCCTTCTCCACTCCACCAGCTCCAGTATCACTCAGCTGTCACTGCTAAACGTCACTTCTCCACCAGTCATGGAAACAAACGGCAAAActgtatgttttcttttgttctcaTGGAGAGCTGGTCAGTCTAAACAGGAAATGGCTGAAACTTCACCCCGCACACTGGCCGCATTATTTAAGCAGAATCAGACAGGAAAATAAACCTGGAACAAAGTAGCAAAGTATCTTTGCTCTGAGCAGTTAAACTGTCAAATGATCGTTTTCTGTCGAGTGACCTCgatttctttctgtctgtgtgacaaTAATGATTTCCCACGTTTACTTTCCTCTTGTTTTTTAGAGCTGGAATTCTTTGATGTTGTATTAAAGGGAGCTTTTACCTCATAGATGGATAAGGAAGCTTTAAAAAAAGGTCACAAGGGTGTAGCGCTCACAGCCTGAAAGGAAATGTATAGAGTCTATGCTGTTAATCCACAGTGACATTTTTAAGGACAGGCTGCACTTCAAAGAAAGGGAGTTGAGATGTAACACGCACATATTGTTCACAGCTCTCTCAGATCATTAATAATAACTATGGGAAACAGATTTCCTCCGTGACAGCAGTTTCTGTGTTGGAAGCATCCCTGTGCAACATTTCTGTGTTACATTTCTAAATCGACTCGTCATCTGAAACGTGGACATCTATTTAACTGACTCCACAAGATCAGTCTTccagttttgcatttttattcataGAATCTAGAATTAAAACCTTACTGCTTTTCCAGTTAAGCTGCAGTTTTCCCCATGTTTAAGATTTAGTTTAAGAAATACAAATGAGGACAAAATTATTAGCATTACTATGAAAAGTAAAGTATTTTTAACCCTCAGTCGTAAAAGGCCTATGGGGTATTGTCGATACATAAGATTGTGAATGTGAGGATGAGGGGCTAGTACTGGCAGTTGCCATAATTTATTAACAGAGGAAGGGATGTTCAACATAGCATTTCTGAACATTGTGGTTTTCTTTAGAAAGCAtaaattatttctttttgaacacaataatttaattaattcataaaaaacaaaacccaaacatttCTAGGGTCAGTGTTATTATACAAACAGACTTTTTTATTGAGCCTTTTACTTTGTAATGCTTAAAACTTGTACAATCAAGTTAAAACCGAGGGTTATCTTCCAATTTACATAGAGTATATAAACCTCAGCAAGGGTTTGAGCGATCGCTGGAGAAAGCGTGATGCCAAAAACAAAAGATATCACTTTAGACTTGAGAAAAAGAATTGTTGAGGCTTACTAAGCAGGAGGTGGATATACAAAGTCATCACAGCGTTTCCAAGTGTCAAAATATGGCAATGAGAAGTATTATCAAGAATTTCAAAGAGAGCCACAGAGTACAGAACAATGTTGGCAGAAGTAGGAAGTGAAAAATATCAAAGAATCTGGAAAGAAAAATAGTGAGAGATGTGCCTAAAGACCTCAGAACAAATGCCAAGACAAAGCAAGACCAGCAAAGTTGGATATTGTAGTCTGCACAGGAATGGACTGCAAGGTTGGAGGCCAAGAAAAACTCCACTTTTGCAGAAGCTTTTaaaccaattcaattcaattttaaggaatcaatcacaacaacagttgcctttaCATTGCAAGGTAAACCATACAATAGTGCAGAGAAAACAGTgagaaccccaacaatcagatgaccccctatgagcaaacactttggcaacagtgggaaagaaaaactccttttaaacaggaagaaacccccGTTTGGGGGTGAGGAGAAGAGGTACTGTAGCACTTGCGGGAGCCATTGCAGTTGTAGTTTTCTGTACAAGAAAATGTATCTGTGGattttatatgtatgtattCTGTCTGTATAGGCTTTTTTGGGGAGTTATATACAATATTTTTCCAAGAAATGtttcatgtaatttttcatctgcCTTTTGTGTTTAATACAGTGATAACTGGAACTGTTATTACCGCGGTGATTAGAGGTGGAAGTATGCATGCCACTGTCTCTATTATCAACGTGTACAAAGAAGGCAACCTGGCAATCCAGCAGGCAGGAAAGACAATGAGCACCAAGATCGTTATCCTGTGCAAAAAGTGCCCAGTTATCAGAAGAGGTGAGTGTACAGCGTACAGATGAAATTAATTTTTCTCAGTGTCCTCGATATAATTTTATTCCCGGTGATTATCTGCAATATGATAATCACTGTATAGATTCTGGTTGACTGTTCTGAATAACTTATGACTCTGAGTTTGCCTCCTGTGATGCACTGTCACTCTCAGTTGAATGAAAGGCGTTAGGTGAGCGGCAGAACTCACTGTCCAAACAGTCAATTCAACTCTAAGTACTGTAAGTTTATATGTATGCATATAAACATATAGTATACAGACCTGCTGTGGGCAGATTCTCACATTTTGGCCTCCCTGAATGTCTCTGCCGTTCTGCCACTGcattcaggttttttttgtgtgaccTCACTAGGCTTGAACTACATCTTCATGGGCCAGGTGGACGAGGAGGGCCGCGGAAAGATCGCCCCGCACCACTTTGTTATGGCGTTTAAGACAAAGAACCAAAAAGGACTCAACGTTTTGAAAAACAAGCAGTGCTGAGTTCCGGTAGCTCTGGTGACCTTCTGTTAACTGGTCTGCCTGAGGCTCAGCTGTGGATGGAAATTATTacgtgaaaaaacaaaagcaatctCCTTCTCAAGAACACAAACTAAGGATATGAAAACAAATCTGAATGTGTTTGCGGAGCTGCCGCTGCAAATCATGGAAACTACATGGTTTATTCAGTCGATGGAAACTTTGTGTGTTCAGTCATTTTCCTGTCCAGTCAcggtaaaaagaaagtacatcCTCTGtcactatttatattttatgtgttaggataataaatacatttaaaaaatgtaatcaaatttatttatttagcaaaaacCAAGTCAAAAGGTAGAAGCCACTTGTAGAACAGCCAAGCTCAGTAGGTTAGTATGATTCAATAGCTTTAAGAACCtattttagcagcaataactagACTTTTCAGTCTCACATCCTTCCAGGTGAATTCTTAAGGTCCTCTCCAGCACTGGACTTTGATTGGACCACTGtagcaccttgattcttttctttttcagcaattctgttgtagatttgctggaatgtttgggatcattgtcctgttccAAGTTtagtgaaaaccaaacacagcatataaGCATGAAGACCTCATACAGGCTGCCGAGTACCGtagtggaggggtgatgatcaCAGGACCTGGACACTGTGCAGTCACTGAGCTCACCATGAACTCTCTATACAAAAGGATGACCAGTTTCAGCCCAGCATTAGCTGTCAGagagatggcctcacatttgactgtaGAATATTTTGGGATACAAAGGAGCTTTGATATGCTGTGTGTGGTTTTTGACAAACGTGAGACTGTGGATTATGACCAAACACTCACTTTGGTTTCATGTGTCCAAAGCACATTGTTCCAGAAATCTCGTGGTTTGTTCAGATATAGCTTTCCAAACCTAAGCCATGCTGCCAAGTACTTTGGATGAGAGGAGGCTTTTGCCTTGCAACCCTTCCAGATAAGCCACACTTGTTCGGTCTCTTTCTAACTGTGCTACCATCCAGTTTTACATTTAACGTGTttactgaggcctgtagagtctgagatgtagcggCCTGACCTTGAAGTGAATTAGCTGGgatgtccactcctgggaagattggcaCCTGGGAATATTTTTAATGACTGCATagaacaggggtgtcaaacacaaGGCCTGCGGGCCAGAATTGGCCTGGAAAGATtccaatctggcccactggaCGGCtttggaaacaaacacacacacaaacatccatCCCTGCCGTAGAGCGATGGACTTCATATCTTTTGGGCTCTCAGCAACAGTTTCTTCTCTAAGATCATCGCTGATGTCTTTCCTCTtcggcattgtgttaacacacagctGAAGACACCAGACAATAAAAACTGCCACAACTTGCGTGTCACATAGGTGCTCACACATGACGATCAGTTAATCGAATGCATCGATTAGCAGCTGCTTACTCCTCATTGGCCTCTTAACTCACATGTAAGCAGTAAGGGTATACATACTGCTTCTGCATTTAAGGCTTAGTTTTTgtgtaatatgtcatgttttgtaGTTCATCTGAAGCTGTATTTATCTGATTTTGAGCCCTGCTAAGGAGCAGATggtttttttattatgtcctgatacataaaaccttagaattgaAAGTGAGtgtactttctttttgtttgtttttctttctctctctctctttttttttttttaccatgactgTAAATTGGATGGTTACAGAACAAACAAGACAGGGAGAAATTCCCATCTGTCTTCAGTTAAAAAGAACAGTCAGTCTGTTTTGTGTCCTCAGACTAATCAGCAACAAAAATGACTCGAGGTTTTCACCTCTGGTCTCAGACCGTTCTCTGCCTCGTCACATTCATGTCATGATTCTAGCGCAGAATTAAACTGACCCCAGTCACCGGTGTCTGAAATAGGCAGAACACCAATTTATTATAATGTTTCATAAGATAAAcattattcatattttaaaaattcagtgtGCACATCTGTTCTGGCATTCCATAGTGGCCTTTTTCCTCAGAGTATTCCAAATTCTGCCTTTCAGTTTTCCCCTTTGAGGCTCTTGAATACAATGTGAATAAAGGATGGGGTTGATGCATTAAATAAAGATGTCAGTCTGCCGGACCAGTCATTAATTTAACAAGCTCGCGTAATATCCACAGGGGGGGTTTGTTGGAGCTATTTGTCGTAGCTTTAATGATGGTTTAGCACCTGCCATTAAATTCCCAAGTTCGGTTTTAATGGGCAGGTTTGGAAGTTTTAATTGTGGTGATTTAATGTGCAATATTTAATACACGCAATATTCTTTCAGTTCTTCTGGTTTCACGTTAACCAAGCGAGGAGCTTATTGGCTGAAGCTTTTTTCTCGAGACTGTTTATGGATTCGGGCATCATCGTCATTATGCTATTTTCTTAGTGTCTTTTTTTAGAAGCAAAGGTATGAAATGAAAACTATTTTCTTATGGAAAAAACTTTaatgatattatttatattttattgttgtcATCTGTCCAAATAAAACGCTTTCACCACTTTAGattgtttctctttttgtgt
It contains:
- the pcolce2b gene encoding procollagen C-endopeptidase enhancer 2b produces the protein MPFMPRGENRRSSCSVFPTMWRTCSIFCAWTVLFLTEVCAQSQQRPIFTCGGNITEESGVIGSQGYPGVYPPNTKCVWRITVPEGKVVVLSFRFIDLENDNLCRYDYVDVYSGHVNGQRLGRFCGTFKPGALVSTGNKMLLQMVSDANTAGSGFLAVFSAAHSHERGDQYCGGRLLKPSGTFKTPNWPEKDYPAGVTCSWHIVAPKNQIIEVKFEKFDVERDNYCRYDHVSIFNGPEINDAKRIGKYCGDSPPAPVLSEGNQLLIQFLSDLSLTADGFIGHYKFRPKKFPTTTVLPTTTTQPVTTRPIPLKYSVALCRQKCKRRGTLESNYCSSDFVITGTVITAVIRGGSMHATVSIINVYKEGNLAIQQAGKTMSTKIVILCKKCPVIRRGLNYIFMGQVDEEGRGKIAPHHFVMAFKTKNQKGLNVLKNKQC